One Pangasianodon hypophthalmus isolate fPanHyp1 chromosome 7, fPanHyp1.pri, whole genome shotgun sequence genomic window, GATGCTCCAtcagtgagtctccttatatgtaTACGTCCTATTTTGACGTAGTATGGATAGTACGTAGGTTGGGTCACGTCTCAATGTGCCTCACCTTGACCGGATGATCATCCTTGGTGTCGATGGCCTCCAGCATCTTGACCACGCCCATGCCCTTCAGCACCTGCCCAAACACCACGTGCTTGCCGTCCAGGTGAGGGGTGGGCACGGTGGTGATGAAGAACTGCGAGCCGTTAGTGTTGGGCCCGGCATTGGCCATGCTCAGCAGGCCCTCTCTGTCATGCTAACAAAATAagagaagaggggaaaaaaaccaaaaaaaacaaagctttatTTATCCTATTTTCCAGACAATAAGGCACTCCAGAGTGAAGATCCACCTGTGCAAATTTCATCTGCTTAGAGAAAAAAGTATACACATTCATAGGCAAGTTTTAAGCATGTATAAATACATTCTGTAAAGCAAATATGCcttcaaaaaaattttaaatggaaaaaaaaaaaacaatagatagAAGTAAGCtataataaactaaattaatcagtatttaatgctttaaaaaaaaatatatatatttttttttaagaaaatgaacatttaGAGATTTAAAATGTGCCCCTTTCTACTAACATGGTACTGGAagagacaaaataaacaaaatttttattgaaaaaatatgGGGTCTACTGGACATCACATCTACAtaacatctttattttaaaaaacatttattaaagcagTAGCTAGCGTGTCCAGGACGTTCATTTACGTAACTGCCTGTTTACGAATGTGATCATTTTTTGAAAAGTGTGATTTCgcgccatttatttatttttaattgatatGTATTAACTGtatgtgtaataaaaatataagacaATGTgactaatacaaataataatccACATTACTGAAGTGTGTCTTACCTTTGGTCTgttagcaaaataaaataattataacataaaaatgataacatttgCGGCTTATAATATGTACAACATAAACTCTGCTTCACTGTCCAAGCTATACGCAGCGTTTCACCTGATAGTGGAAGTTTTCATCCTCGAATTTGTCCCCGTAGATGCTCTCTCCTCCCGTGCCGTTCTGATTCGAGAAATCTCCTCCCTGCACCATGAACTTCTTGATGACTGGAATAACGAGAAGAAAACTAAGCCACAGAACAGAAATGCGTCTAAAAGCTCGGCCGTCACATTTAAGAAGAAAGATGGAGGGATGCTGAGACAGTGCTCTTTTGTTCATCAGTAAAAGGATGCAGATGTTTCCTGAACCCGAAGCTCATACTTACTGCGGTGAAAAGGACATCCCTTGAAGTGCAGAGGTTTCCCAGTGCTTTTGCCGATTCCCTTCTCACCGGTGCACAGAGCGCGGAAATTCTCTGCCGTTTTAGGGACGACGTCAGTGAAGAGCTCGAAGACGATACGGCCCACTGGAAAGGACAACACACAGGACAAACAATGACTAGTGAACCACAGAGACAAAGGTTTGGTAGCATTAGTAAGTGGCAATAGTCATAAAATGAATCACTATGTCAACTCAAATGTTTGTTCCCTAGCGCAATGAAAACAGATCACGAGCTCAAATCCCGACCGTGCCACTGCTCATGCTCTCACAGGGATGTTATAGCGGACGCTCCAGTTGTTGATATGGTCagcttttctgtaaggagatatttaacatttttggaaggagtctccagtgtaagcgCTTTGTACCAAGAAAACTAAGTTTTTACGATGCAGGGCAGTCTTCAAGACAGAtgactttgcactttccagtttctttatAACatcacagtcttttttttttttgctttaagagagaggctagtgagggaacgcttgtttatagctgctctaacgtaagCGAGAGCAGGAACTAACgttttcacagacgttccacaacatcaaaagtaactataaatggataaaaagtatgatgtgttgaataaaacatttcaggaagtggtgttattgaaaattaaccAATTTCAGCATGATATCAGTGACactgtttcatcacaccaccttgtcactgattatttctctttaaCATCACTCCCCTATTCCTTATATAACATGCTTAAGATACAAtagatttttttggtttaacTGAACAATCTGAGCCATAACTTCTTAGTTATTGTTTTCAGTAGACCTGGAAAGTATTgtgttaataatatattattatatctgaGCCATAACTTCTTAGTTATTGTTTTCAGTAGGCCTGGAAGGTATTGcgttattaatatattaatattaatagcatTATCAGGCCAATAATAGGTGGTCCATGTCCTAATTAGTGTcctgctccctactccctacaaaaGGCAGTGTGCATTATGACCATTCCCTACTTGCTAGGGGGCCATTTTTGTACCCTACCCTATTgcaatgcattatgggattCTGTGAGTGCACTAGATTTTCTCTGTTATGCTTTGGGACATGAAGGCAGGTTGATAAGCCTCCCTCAATAGTTCACTAACTAGGGAACAtggtgtgatttgggacacagacCTTGTTAAAGGGCAGAGTGAGCAGTGGAGTTAGATTTtaagcaaaagagaaaaagaaaatgtttaaaaaaaaaaaaaagccaaataaaaagaaaagagaaaaaggacaaTGTCAGTGGAATCCAGATAAATATCTGTGCAGTCTGAAGATAAGGAATAAAGCAGAAAATGTCGTGTCTGTGTGCTGCATGCTAAGCGAACAATGGTCAGTTAgagtcaatatatatatattttttttaaaatgaagcttTATGAAGTCAAAGAGAAATCTCTTCACCTTTTTCACCGCCGATTTCTACATCGAAGAAAACCCTCGGGTTCTCCGCATTGCCGGGTTTGGACACCGGGGTCGGGGTGGACATTTCTGCCTCGTTTTCTTGAACTTGCTCAGCTACTGAATGAACTGGAAGGTTCTTTTTCCACGAGGAACttttgattaaaatgtgtgtgtggcgcCCTCTAGTGTGGCGGAGCGGCGCTGTACTGCGTCTGTAgccatttctttatttctttcattcacaaaatataacaacaaataacaatTTGCCGATTTTGCATAATTTACGTAATTTTATTTAACTCTTGAACTtctacagttcctcaacctTGGCTATATCGttcaagttcataattggtttcaaaaaaacacactgtggaactttctggaaagctaACTGACTGACTAAGCtaagctaactaactaactttcAAAACAATGATATGTCTTTCCTAAATCAAAAAAATTACTCATTATATCaacataataacattttatcagATATACTATGTACTATGCAATAGTTTTTTCAACAAGCTAACTGGCTAAAATTtgtgataactctaatgttgattactttctcaaaacacaGATTAGTATTTAGTATAAACTTAAAAATTAGTGTAAACAgaggtcagtgttatagatttaaccaagtactgtgtgtattgactgatctaaagccaatactgttataaactaatttaaaagtagagaagggccACTTTACACAGTGTGcacggccatgttgatttgatgtcactgtgtaaacggggaaggaactggtagttgcgAAGACTACCCCAGGTTGATGAGTTGaaatttcatgtttttggtGTTATTGCCAGTTGTAGAccgggaattacaagttgcaacttcacCTCAGGGCTCCccctgggttctccggtttcctcccacctcccaaaaacatgctggcagATGGATTTTCTGTGCTCagttgcccctaggtgtgaatgagtgtccagtagggtgtattctcacctcacaTGAATCTGCATGAATGTACTCATATTGTTGTTCATATCATAAATGATCAGACATGGAGGGTGGGTATACGCCTTTTGAAAAGTTTAGCTTACAAAAATTGGACACTTGAGGTGGTGTACAAGCTTTAGAAATGGCAAGTGGACAGGAAGACAGTGACAGATCGGCAGTGGATTGGGGTCATCTCGTCCGGCTCAGCACAGGATATTGAAAATGTCTGGAGAGACTTGGGTGGTTCTTCCATAATCAGAACATCGATATGGACTGAGGAGTTATTCAGGCCCAGGATTTAGCTGAAGGATTATTACTTTGTGTGGGTCTGTGGCACTCGGCAAGAGGACTGCAcccttctctcttcttctgaTATCAACgataacacacatacatttatccttgtgaggaccttccattgacataattattaatgtggCTAAATagtgctatgctacacctaaatctaaccctaaccttaacctcagtaaacaaaaaggaaatcttttggctcttttagttctTTGAATAAAGCTTTTCTCAGGGGCAACTAGCTATATGTCCCCACAACGACCTCAACTGTCAGATCATTTCCTATCCTTGTAGGGATATTTGGTCCTCACCAAGATATAACTAATGCCTACACacaagagaggctggtgagggaactatatcttttttttctaagtaaTAAAGTATTGTTAGTGTTGATGTGGAATCAGAGGAACacacagggcatgctgttataggaaaatagtcaacctctctatcacaccacccagtggttgactattttcctataacagcatacccccaaatgttttattccttatataaccGTAACCTCAGTAACTTTCCATACAAATTGAGTTGTGCAAATTGTTATGAAATTATGTTGAATATGGAATCAGAAAGATGCAGGTCTTTTTTAAAGCCAGAATAATGAACTGTCACTACACTTGAATATTtcctttttactttattttgcaCATCATAAAAGATCATAAAGCATAGTGAAACAAGCACAGTGTATACTAAAACACTCCAGATACCAAGTGCACATCATTGTGGATGCTTTTTTAAGTGTTGCCTCCTGCTATGGATGGCAAGGTGAAGCCACTCtggtgtgttttctctgctgttTTCCTCCGAGCTGAGCATCTCTGCCATGAAGAGGAAACACAATATGAGTCACTGATGTGTATCTTTCTAACAGCTGCTAgtcaaatatttcaaatatttacaacagCAGTATTGCCAGCTGTACTTCAAATCACAGACGTATATCAATGCGCTTGtcctaatatgttatcgttttgCTGAACATTATTTGAGACTGATAATAAAATGGCAGCTATTCAACAGAGATGTGTAGTTTGTTCATAAGgtaaacttttctgtaaggatacatttatttaacatttatggaaggagtctccagggacAGAGCTTCATAACagttttccgccacaggaaagtcttcagaattCAGGATTTCAcaaacttgtctcatggacattccacaacatggaCGTAACTTGTCtaatggatgttccacaacattaaatgtaactataaacagttaaaagtatgatgtgttgttttatataaattaaaaatggtgaTCATTTGTGaaattggtgtggtataagaacaaataaaacaattcaggatgtgctgtgaaaggaaaataatcaacttaggTGGTGGAAACGGTAATGGAAATCAGCATGCCCAAATTAATCCCTTTATTTATGGTAGATAGATTTTACAGttaatcaaataaattaaatatagatcTATGTAGGTAATGTGAaactgattttgattttatttatctatgtTAAAGTATTAAATTGCCCAtagatgtgatgtaatgtatagTTCACATTGGGAATTTAGTATTGTCTAGATTTTTATTCAGGGTAAAAACAGCAATATTATTCTAGCTTCTATATTCTAACCTATATTAAGGTGTTTTTCTCAGGTAAATGTCTGACCTTGCTCAGTAGGATCTGGCTGTTGCTGTCCTGGCTGTGGGTCTCACAGTCACTCTGGTCCCCTCGGGCACTCGACTCCTGCCTGTCCAAAAAGCAGGTCGGCGCttgcctgtgtatgtgtgagttaattattaatgcagagaAGACAAGGGGTTTCATCGACAGTCACTCATAACATCTAATGCCATCTATGAGAAAATCCAGAGCTGAAATTGTGAAGCTTGTAAGAGAAAAACGGGGCTGTTTCTGGATCAGTCAGGATATTACACATATAAGTATGAGCAGGACATCATACATTAGCACTATTATTCTgggattctgtgtgtgtttgagtcctGGTAATCTAATTCCAGTCCCTCTGGGAGGTCTGTGTGTCTGGGGCTTACCATGGGTTCTGAAATATCTGAGATATCCTGTCCTCCATGGCCGAGCGAAACTCAGAACGCTGATATGGAAAGACAAAACATATggatatacaaataaaaagactGATTTGGCTTATAGAACAATATCAGCTGTTTTGAGAAATCAACCAtcttattattaatcattaattaatttattaattattaatccaaatatattatatgtaatttAAGTTCATTGAactacatttataccacagcactactgaattcttcattctaattggtcagatggtgtaaGTGTCTCAAACGATGGCAAAGATGCAAAACATGCAATCATTGATATAATAACGCTTTCTCTAAAAAggcatttattaacatttatggaaggagtctctagtatcaaggctttgtaacagtaagttatATTCCATGCATATTTCACACACGATCAACCTTGATCTGTGTATTGCTGAGTAAAGTTCTGGCATTGAGTCTGAGGCCATGCTCAATGCCCCATCCCACTCCTCCAACGTAGCAGTGCTTGGGCAGCGGTGCTGGAGCACATGGTGCAGGCCGTAAGAGGTAATTTAAATCCCCTGTGGCCTCTGAGGACAAGGCGCCGATGCCGATGCTATGAGGGAAATCACACAGTCTGACTCTGTAATTCCCAACGCCATCAGGTCCTGCAGAGCAGCAGAGGAAAGATGGCACTTACAAAGATGTATACAATACATTAGTGAAAACTGTTTATGTGTTCAGAGCGTGATGGATCATGGATTTCACACGATCACTtgatgattttatttgatttgagaTGATAACAGATGAGTACTAATGATCAATTCCAGATGCTAGTTATTAAGAGGCAACAACAATTAACTTTCTtttaacagaaacaaaaaaacctttagGTAAGGAACCTTTAAAGCTTATGATTGGAATAGAAACAGATAGAGAAATATACCAATACTCAAAATATAATGTTTCATACACGTGTAGTATTGGCTCctcacagtcagacagacagatggacagagagatagTACTCAAACATATCTACGAAAACCATTTAAAGCCTAagggaggcagacagagagactacAGTTACAAACCTAAAAGGTTATTTAGTTTGTTACTCGAGGAGAACCCTTTAAGGTTCTGTGTGGAGCCTTGCAACAGAGGATTCCATGTAGAACCTCATTAGGAAGCTAACTCTCACCCCTTAACtctccaaagaacccttgaggaacctttcATTTCCCACAAAGAGTGTAGATAGTAagataaatgttttcatttgataGGTagtctgacagacagacagaggatagttagacagacagacagacagacagatagacagatagatagatagatagatagatagactgtaCAGAACCTTTAAATGTTATGACTGGaatagaaacagacagacagtacTCAAAAATATAATGTTTGAAAAATTAGAATTAAACTAAAATTAGAATTAGGTATAGTGTTGGGTTCCAcaggtggacagacagacagacagacagaccgacagacagacaaacagacaatcctaaatataaatctaaactTAAAAGCCTAAGGAAGGCAGACAGACATCTACAAACATAAAAGATTATTCAGTTTGTCACTCTTTaagggaacccttaaaggttctgtgtagaaccctgcaGTAGAGCGATTCCAATAGAACCTTGttaggaacctttttttttccactaagaGTGTAGATAGAACAAATTGTTGTATTCACTGTTAATAACAGATTTAAGGG contains:
- the LOC113542947 gene encoding uncharacterized protein C4orf45 homolog; the protein is MRGKDCRTDPDHQGVGQRILFTGPDGVGNYRVRLCDFPHSIGIGALSSEATGDLNYLLRPAPCAPAPLPKHCYVGGVGWGIEHGLRLNARTLLSNTQIKRSEFRSAMEDRISQIFQNPWQAPTCFLDRQESSARGDQSDCETHSQDSNSQILLSKRCSARRKTAEKTHQSGFTLPSIAGGNT